A window from Sceloporus undulatus isolate JIND9_A2432 ecotype Alabama chromosome 8, SceUnd_v1.1, whole genome shotgun sequence encodes these proteins:
- the LOC121914699 gene encoding transcription factor Maf-like, which yields MASSSSSSSAGASGPSELSLGAPAELPTSPLAMEYVNDFDLMKFEVKKEPGETERLISQCGRLIAGGSLSSTPMSTPCSSVPPSPSFSAPSPGSVAGGSTASGGQDQKGHLEDYYWMTGYPQHHHPQQQHQQHHHPQQQQQQQQLNPEALAFSPEDAVEALINSTHHPLAAVVAAAAGSGGSGASFDGYARGQPQMGTMPPEEMGSAAAVVSAVIAAAAAQQQQQQQQHQHHHPGFHHHHHHHHPASAGSSSSSTSSSSSSSSSSSSSSSSATPGLHPPSLPFEDRFSDEQLVTMSVRELNRQLRGVSKEEVIRLKQKRRTLKNRGYAQSCRFKRVQQRHVLESEKNQLLAQVEHLKQEIARLLRERDAYKDKYDKLLASGFRDTGGSNANNGGSGPASGSDSPSSPEFFISTYLE from the exons atggcctcgtcctcctcctcctcctcggcggggGCCTCGGGCCCCTCGGAGCTGTCCCTGGGGGCCCCGGCGGAGCTGCCCACCAGCCCTTTGGCCATGGAGTACGTCAACGACTTCGATCTGATGAAGTTCGAGGTGAAGAAGGAGCCCGGCGAGACCGAGCGGCTGATCAGCCAGTGCGGGCGCCTGATCGCCGGCGGCTCCCTCTCCTCCACCCCGATGAGCACCCCCTGCAGCTCCGTGCCCCCTTCGCCCAGCTTCTCGGCCCCCAGCCCCGGATCCGTCGCCGGGGGCAGCACGGCCAGCGGAGGCCAGGACCAGAAGGGACACTTGGAAGACTACTACTGGATGACCGGCTACCCCCAgcaccatcatccccagcagcagcaccagcaacaccatcatccccagcagcagcagcagcaacaacaactcaaCCCCGAGGCGTTAGCCTTCAGCCCTGAGGATGCTGTGGAAGCCTTGATCAAcagcacccatcatcccctggctgctgTGGTGGCCGCCGCGGCCGGCTCGGGAGGATCCGGAGCCTCCTTCGACGGCTATGCCAGGGGGCAACCCCAAATGGGCACCATGCCCCCCGAAGAGATGGGCTCGGCTGCCGCGGTGGTCTCCGCTGTCATCGCTGCGGCGGCtgctcaacaacaacagcagcaacaacagcatcagCATCACCATCCAGGcttccatcaccaccatcaccaccatcatcccgCCTCGGCCGGGAGCAGCAGTAGTAGCACTTCTTCCTCCTCGTcgtcgtcttcctcctcctcctctagcaGTAGTAGTGCTACTCCGGGCTTGCACCCGCCTTCGCTGCCCTTCGAGGACCGCTTCTCGGACGAGCAGCTGGTGACCATGTCGGTCCGGGAGCTGAACCGGCAGCTGCGGGGGGTGAGCAAGGAGGAGGTGATCCGGCTGAAGCAGAAGCGGCGGACCCTGAAGAACCGGGGCTATGCCCAGTCCTGCCGCTTCAAGCGGGTCCAGCAGCGCCACGTGCTCGAGTCCGAGAAGAACCAGCTCCTGGCCCAAGTCGAGCACCTCAAGCAGGAGATCGCCCGCCTGCTCCGCGAGCGAGACGCCTACAAGGACAAGTACGACAAGCTCCTGGCCAGCGGCTTCCGAGACACCGGTGGCAGCAACGCCAACAACGGCGGATCCGGACCCGCCAGCGGCAGCGACAGCCCCTCCTCGCCCGAGTTTTTCAT ATCAACGTACCTTGAATGA